From the Desulforhopalus sp. genome, one window contains:
- a CDS encoding DUF4388 domain-containing protein — MKKPTSKFRDAIFVVTEERSCPIYNVGEEFKVENFGLTVPALKPGCLFLAKVIADIMSSIDRYSGFAKIGGQKSRFDCGGGCGDGLIRFEFKKERDFATVQMKLLNETEERKRRQHLEKFFGVLRNLDMFESLEDDALIDLTLLLELATIPIDKVVIKKGDPGNNLFIVLSGMVSVVAEDGAKIAEMGAGEIFGEMSLLSGEPASSSIYTLAETQVAKLSAKNFKHVLKKYPILQIFLFKLLVIRAQTMTLRSGNITSGMSGELAEISIVDLLQLINSSQKTGRLDLSLEQGKAMVFFKEGEIIHARLLNMRNKDVVYALVKVKSGHFSYAKGIPKEIENLPPIGGFMGMLMEGLQRIDEHQPS; from the coding sequence GTGAAAAAACCAACGAGCAAATTTCGTGATGCCATCTTCGTTGTTACCGAGGAGCGCTCCTGTCCCATTTACAACGTCGGTGAAGAATTCAAGGTCGAGAATTTCGGGCTGACCGTTCCGGCGCTCAAACCGGGCTGTTTGTTCCTGGCGAAGGTCATCGCCGATATCATGTCATCGATTGACAGGTACAGCGGCTTTGCCAAAATCGGCGGCCAAAAATCGCGATTCGACTGCGGCGGCGGCTGCGGCGATGGCCTGATCCGTTTTGAATTTAAAAAAGAACGCGATTTCGCCACAGTACAGATGAAGCTGCTCAATGAGACGGAAGAGCGAAAACGCCGGCAGCACCTGGAAAAATTCTTTGGTGTGCTGCGTAACCTGGACATGTTTGAGTCTCTTGAAGACGATGCCCTGATCGATCTGACCCTCCTCCTCGAACTGGCCACCATTCCCATCGATAAGGTGGTTATAAAAAAGGGTGATCCCGGCAACAACCTGTTTATCGTCTTGTCCGGGATGGTGTCGGTGGTGGCCGAGGACGGGGCGAAGATTGCCGAGATGGGGGCGGGGGAGATATTTGGAGAGATGAGTCTGTTGTCCGGTGAACCGGCCTCCAGCTCCATCTATACCCTGGCCGAGACCCAGGTAGCCAAACTGAGCGCCAAGAACTTTAAGCACGTCCTGAAGAAGTATCCGATTCTCCAGATATTCCTCTTCAAACTCCTGGTCATTCGCGCCCAGACCATGACCCTCCGGTCGGGCAATATCACCTCAGGTATGTCTGGAGAATTGGCGGAAATATCCATCGTTGACCTTCTCCAGCTTATCAATTCCTCACAAAAGACCGGGCGGCTTGATCTGTCACTTGAACAGGGCAAGGCCATGGTTTTCTTCAAAGAGGGCGAGATTATTCACGCCCGTCTCCTCAATATGCGCAACAAGGACGTGGTCTATGCCCTTGTCAAGGTCAAGAGTGGTCATTTCAGTTACGCAAAGGGTATTCCCAAAGAGATTGAGAATCTGCCGCCTATAGGCGGTTTCATGGGGATGCTCATGGAAGGCCTGCAGCGAATCGATGAGCATCAACCATCATGA
- the hoxU gene encoding bidirectional hydrogenase complex protein HoxU, whose protein sequence is MISHAPKKVRTDLNPSRLITFKIDDRDVTARADESILTIARQNGINIPTLCHLDGLSERGACRLCIVEVRGATKLLPSCVTFPRQDMEVVTNSPRVVTYRKKILELLFTERNHVCSVCVSNGHCELQNLAVDLGVDHVRYTYLYPRHAVDASHPRFSVDHNRCVLCLRCVRVCDEIEGAHTWDIMGRGITCKVITDLNQPWGTSETCTGCGKCVQVCPTGALSEKGRSVAEMIKRRQFLPYLQMMREKQEESWQK, encoded by the coding sequence ATGATTTCTCACGCACCGAAGAAGGTCCGCACCGACCTCAACCCATCGCGGCTCATCACCTTCAAAATCGACGACCGCGACGTCACCGCCCGCGCCGATGAATCAATCCTAACCATCGCCAGGCAAAACGGCATCAACATCCCGACCCTTTGCCACCTCGACGGCCTGTCCGAACGGGGGGCCTGCCGCCTGTGCATCGTTGAGGTGAGAGGCGCCACCAAGTTGCTGCCCTCCTGCGTCACCTTTCCCCGCCAGGACATGGAGGTGGTCACCAACTCGCCGCGGGTCGTCACTTACCGCAAAAAGATCCTCGAACTGCTCTTTACCGAGCGCAACCATGTCTGCTCGGTGTGTGTCTCGAACGGCCACTGTGAACTGCAGAACCTGGCGGTCGACCTGGGCGTCGATCATGTCCGTTATACCTACCTCTACCCCCGCCACGCCGTCGACGCCTCGCACCCCAGGTTTTCGGTGGACCATAACCGTTGCGTCCTATGCCTGCGCTGCGTCCGGGTCTGCGATGAGATCGAGGGTGCCCACACCTGGGACATCATGGGCCGGGGCATTACCTGCAAGGTGATAACCGATCTCAACCAGCCCTGGGGCACCTCGGAAACCTGCACCGGCTGTGGCAAATGCGTCCAGGTCTGTCCGACCGGGGCCTTATCGGAGAAAGGCAGGTCGGTGGCGGAGATGATCAAGCGCCGCCAGTTCTTGCCATACCTGCAAATGATGCGCGAAAAGCAGGAGGAATCATGGCAAAAATAA
- a CDS encoding VTT domain-containing protein — MEYFHIVLQYFLNLDTHLAELVALYGPWIYGLIALIIFSEVGLVVAPFLPGDSMLFAIGALCATGSMDLTIVLTLFPVAAILGDNFNRLMGVWFGHKAFSGKDGIIFNQKNLAKARTFYEKHGPKAVTLCRFIPFFRTYIPFIAGMAEMKWRVFLPWSIIGGAGWVFSCVTAGYFFGNIPFIKKHFELVVLTIIAISVVPVIIEFFKSRAKAQPLN, encoded by the coding sequence ATGGAATACTTTCACATTGTTCTGCAGTATTTTCTGAATCTCGATACCCATCTCGCCGAGCTGGTCGCCCTGTACGGCCCGTGGATATACGGTCTGATTGCCCTTATCATTTTTTCCGAGGTGGGTCTCGTCGTTGCGCCTTTTCTCCCCGGAGATTCCATGCTCTTTGCCATCGGCGCGCTGTGTGCCACCGGTTCCATGGACTTGACCATTGTCCTCACTTTGTTCCCGGTAGCCGCGATACTCGGTGACAACTTCAACAGGCTTATGGGAGTCTGGTTTGGCCATAAGGCCTTCAGTGGCAAAGATGGAATCATTTTCAACCAGAAGAACCTGGCAAAGGCCCGGACGTTTTACGAAAAACACGGGCCAAAGGCCGTAACCCTCTGCCGTTTCATACCTTTTTTCCGGACCTATATCCCCTTTATTGCCGGGATGGCGGAGATGAAGTGGCGGGTCTTCCTGCCATGGAGCATAATCGGTGGTGCCGGTTGGGTCTTCAGTTGTGTTACCGCCGGGTATTTCTTCGGCAATATCCCCTTTATCAAAAAGCATTTCGAACTGGTGGTACTTACTATCATCGCCATCTCGGTCGTGCCGGTTATTATCGAATTTTTCAAGAGCCGGGCGAAGGCGCAACCGTTAAACTGA
- the hoxE gene encoding bidirectional hydrogenase complex protein HoxE, producing the protein MRDDSTPGINPPASESPPEDHRLRMVNRTMRLYHNESHALIETLHTVQETFGYLEESVLKYVASTLRVPLSRVYAVATFYHSFTLKPPGEHTCVICLGTACYIGGSGDIIGGIKEKVGIAAGETTPDGKVSLLVARCLGSCGLAPAGVFDGEVAGKLKTGDVLDKIGRWQNP; encoded by the coding sequence ATGAGAGATGACTCGACCCCCGGCATCAATCCCCCTGCATCCGAAAGTCCACCTGAGGATCACCGGTTACGTATGGTGAATCGCACTATGCGCCTGTATCACAACGAATCACACGCCCTTATCGAAACCCTGCACACCGTTCAGGAAACCTTCGGCTATCTTGAAGAGAGCGTCCTGAAGTACGTGGCGAGCACCCTGCGGGTGCCCCTCAGCCGGGTCTATGCAGTGGCCACCTTCTACCACTCCTTCACCTTGAAGCCACCGGGTGAACATACCTGCGTCATCTGCCTGGGGACCGCCTGCTATATCGGTGGATCAGGAGATATAATCGGCGGTATCAAGGAAAAAGTCGGCATTGCCGCAGGAGAGACAACCCCAGACGGCAAGGTGTCCCTGCTCGTTGCCCGCTGCCTCGGCTCCTGCGGCCTGGCGCCTGCTGGAGTCTTTGACGGCGAGGTGGCCGGGAAGCTGAAAACAGGCGATGTCCTTGACAAAATCGGGAGGTGGCAAAACCCATGA
- a CDS encoding NAD(P)H-dependent oxidoreductase subunit E, protein MTLNIEDLRQIAKIEHDTRSGFQHRIRVCIAAGCLSCGSARVKEALEREVGKRGLDNWCQVKGVGCLGLCTAGPLIAMEASGTFYQGVKVADASDIIDALSGSPVERLACSNGGAFFKRQLRIVTENCGTIDPERIEEYIAENGYEGLYLALTQMTRAEVLEQMVTSGLRGRGGAGFPTGLKWTTVAKAVDSTKFVICNADEGDPGAFMDRSVLESDPHRVIEGMAIAGYATGASHGFIYVRAEYPLAVKRLRLALNQAERMGILGNNIFNTPFNFSIKVRLGAGAFVCGEETALIASIEGRMGRPRPRPPFPAEYGLWEHPTLINNVETFANVPPIIRKGGKWFAGVGTEKSKGTKVFALAGKINNTGLIEIPMGTSLRDIVFDIGGGIPGGKGFKAVQTGGPSGGCIPEQFLDMPVDYESLMQVGSIMGSGGMIVMDETSCMVDVAKFFMEFCMSESCGKCVPCRVGTRQIYDLLCKITANQATLEDLATLEDLCDLVKNTSLCGLGQSSPNPVLTTLNYFRNEYLAHIGDKKCLAGTCKIVKEAA, encoded by the coding sequence ATGACTCTCAATATCGAAGACCTGCGGCAGATTGCCAAAATAGAACACGACACCCGAAGCGGCTTCCAGCATCGCATCAGGGTCTGCATCGCCGCCGGCTGCCTGTCCTGCGGCAGCGCCAGGGTCAAAGAGGCCCTGGAAAGAGAGGTCGGCAAACGCGGCCTCGACAACTGGTGCCAGGTAAAGGGTGTCGGCTGCCTCGGCCTGTGTACGGCCGGGCCACTCATTGCCATGGAGGCCAGCGGTACCTTCTACCAGGGGGTGAAGGTCGCCGATGCCTCGGATATCATTGATGCCCTGAGCGGTAGCCCGGTGGAGCGTCTGGCCTGTTCGAACGGCGGCGCCTTCTTTAAACGCCAATTACGCATCGTCACCGAGAACTGTGGCACAATTGATCCGGAGCGCATCGAGGAATATATCGCCGAAAACGGTTATGAAGGGCTGTACCTTGCCCTCACCCAGATGACGAGAGCTGAAGTCCTCGAACAGATGGTGACGAGCGGTCTGCGTGGCCGCGGCGGTGCCGGTTTTCCGACCGGGTTGAAATGGACGACGGTGGCAAAGGCCGTCGATTCCACCAAGTTCGTCATCTGCAATGCCGACGAGGGCGATCCGGGGGCCTTTATGGACCGCAGCGTCCTGGAAAGTGATCCGCACCGGGTCATTGAGGGTATGGCGATTGCCGGCTATGCAACCGGGGCGAGCCATGGCTTCATCTATGTCCGGGCCGAATATCCCCTGGCGGTAAAAAGACTGCGCCTTGCCCTGAATCAGGCGGAGCGGATGGGAATTCTCGGCAACAACATCTTCAACACCCCTTTCAATTTTTCCATCAAGGTCCGCCTCGGCGCCGGGGCCTTTGTCTGCGGCGAGGAAACGGCGCTGATCGCCTCCATCGAAGGCCGCATGGGCCGTCCCCGCCCCCGGCCGCCCTTTCCCGCTGAATACGGCCTTTGGGAACACCCGACCCTTATCAATAATGTCGAGACCTTTGCCAATGTGCCGCCGATCATCCGCAAGGGCGGCAAGTGGTTCGCCGGCGTCGGCACGGAAAAAAGCAAGGGAACCAAGGTCTTTGCCCTGGCCGGCAAGATCAACAACACCGGCCTGATCGAGATCCCCATGGGCACCTCGCTGCGTGACATCGTCTTTGATATCGGCGGCGGCATCCCCGGTGGCAAGGGCTTTAAGGCGGTGCAGACCGGCGGCCCTTCCGGCGGCTGCATCCCCGAGCAGTTCCTCGACATGCCGGTTGATTACGAGTCACTGATGCAGGTCGGTTCGATCATGGGCTCCGGCGGTATGATCGTCATGGACGAGACCTCCTGCATGGTCGACGTGGCAAAATTCTTCATGGAATTCTGTATGTCCGAGTCTTGCGGCAAGTGTGTGCCCTGCCGGGTGGGGACACGGCAAATCTACGATCTGCTCTGTAAAATTACCGCCAATCAGGCAACCCTTGAAGACCTGGCGACCCTTGAAGATCTCTGCGATCTGGTAAAAAACACCAGCCTCTGCGGCCTTGGACAAAGCTCGCCGAACCCGGTCCTCACCACCCTCAACTACTTTCGTAACGAATACCTGGCGCATATTGGCGACAAAAAATGTCTGGCCGGAACCTGTAAAATCGTCAAGGAGGCCGCATGA